A stretch of Henckelia pumila isolate YLH828 chromosome 4, ASM3356847v2, whole genome shotgun sequence DNA encodes these proteins:
- the LOC140862487 gene encoding secreted RxLR effector protein 161-like: MENCSAISTPMSASIKLDKDEAGAPAEITIFQAAPKQSHYIAAKRIIKYLKGTTNVGLWYSKDSEFNLVGYSDADYAGCKIDRKSTSGLCKFLGDRLISWFSKKQTSIATSTAEAEYLAAGSCCAQILWIQQQLRDYGIQSNEAPIFCDNTSAIAITENPVMYSRTKHIDVRHHFIREHVLKKEIQMILRIY, from the exons ATGGAAAATTGTTCTGCCATTTCTACCCCTATGAGTGCTTCtattaaacttgacaaagatgaAGCAGGAGCACCAGCTGAGATAACTAT atttcaagcagcacccaaGCAATCGCATTACATCGCAGCCAAGAGGATTATTAAATATCTTAAAGGCACTacaaatgtgggtctttggtattccAAGGACTCAGAATTTAACCttgttggctattcagatgcagattatgcaggttgcaaGATTGACAGAAAAAGCACTAGCGGGTTGTGTAAATTTTTGGGAGATAGACTTATTTCATGGTTCAGTAAGAAGCAAACATCAATTGCCACCTCTACTGCTGAAGCAGAATATCTTGCAGCTGGCAGTTGCTGTGCTCAAATACTGtggatacaacaacagcttAGGGACTATGGAATCCAGTCAAATGAAGCTCCCATATTTTGTGACAACACGAGTGCTATTGCAATTACTGAAAATCCAGTGATGTATTCCAGAACCAAGCACATTGATGTGCGCCATCATTTCATTCGTGAACACGTACTCAAAAAGGAGATTCAAATGATTTTACGTATCTACTGA